Part of the Vigna unguiculata cultivar IT97K-499-35 chromosome 3, ASM411807v1, whole genome shotgun sequence genome, TGCCTAAACCAGCAGATTCACAAGAGGAGCATGTCCTTGAAAATTTCCATTCTAGTCGGACCATTAGAAAACTGATTTTGGATTGCCCCAACTTTGCTTCCACCTTATGGGAAAAGGCTTTTAAAGGGAAGAGTGAGTTATGGGCGCATGGCCATAGGTAAGTTTCATTTACTTTTTAGTTCAGATTATTCACCAATGAAATTAGGGTGCAAAGGATTGGTTTCTTACGTCTTCTTTTTGTCATGTCAATATGATTGCAGCTGCAAGATTGTTTCAGCATTTTTAGAATCCCCAGATATGAAAGTGCAAAAACTTGTTGAAAAAGAACTAAAGCCTCTAATTGACCGCGGAGTTCTCAAGAACCCGAAGCTTAAAGAACAAGCAAACCAATGATTGTCTTGTATGGAGAAGGGGGACTATGGACTATATCTCAAGGGGACAGGCGTGGTACAAGATATCAGTAGCCAAGTTATGATGTGGAGGCAGTAACGATCTACTTTTTTCTGAATTTGTAGAAAACGAGTTGAAAGGcaaaaactaaattttgaaTGGGAAAGCTGATGCCGTTATTTTGACAACCAGAATTACTTGATGTATAATGATCTACTTTTGCATATTTAATGCAGCAATTTTGCAACCCAGGCAATGTTACCAGACGGTGTATTGTAGTACATGTATGTGTTGTTCTTACGGTGTTTTActgttcaatttaatttttcaagcTATGTTGtctaacttatatatatatttaatcaatgCATATTTTACGCCTGGGAGTTTCATAATAAGAcgcatatattatatatcaggACAATTTCAAACGAAATGCAATTAATCATCGGAAGAAGCCAGAGGCTGACAATCACATTGCGTTAAGAAAAAATCTTTCTAACTAACATTTTGACGGGACAAAAGCGAATTTGCTAGCAAACAAACTCCTAGATTGGACCTCAAAAACAGGGGAGGCATGCAGCGCTCCTCCCTTTTCATTGTGAAGCATACTATTTCTCTGCAAGTACCAAAAAGTTGAAGAATTCTTGTAAATATTGCTCCTCAGGTGAGGGTAGCCTTGGTACAAATAATCCGACGGATTGAAAACAGGGGTTTCTTTCTCAAATCTATGAAGCGACTTGCTTCTAGGTAGAAACCCAACCGGATTCTGGCCTGGAGATTCTTTCCTTGACATTGAATTTGTTCGCAAACAGTTCTCTATCACATTAGCCTCGTCCATGAATCTTTCTCTCATTTCCCTAATATTTCTCCAAAGTTTAAAAGATCTTGATCTGGTGATGATATTCCATGCCCTAAAACCTGGTCCCCCTGAATTGACAGGGACATTACTCGATGTATACGGAATTCTTTTGCACTCGATGCAGAAATgcttatatctctccaagtcaAAGGCTTTTCTCTTTGCTGCGTTAGATAGACATGCATATGCCTACAAGAAAAAGGGTGGCAGGGGGATGAGATTGTATTCCTCGACTATACTCAGACTTGGGAAGGAATTTATGGTATATGTCTACATGGGGGTGTTGATGACACCTTCAAAGTTTAGAATCAACAGAAGATAAATGTTCATTGTTTCGGTGTTATGTTACCTGCAGGCTTAGCGGCTAaccaattaaaagaaaagaaaacatcaCAGAAATACCTCAGAAACGAGCTTGAAAGCAATTTCAGCCTTGGGGTGCTTATTCTTATCTGGGTGAACATGTAAGgctgcaaaagaaaaaaaaaaaacgaaaaaaaagaaGCTTCTCATTATTCACAAAAGAGAGAGAATGCCAGATTTCACATAGCCACAGAAGCAGTTAAACCTACCCAGTTTATGGTACCTCTTACGAATGGCATTCACCCCTGCATTTTCTTCCACCTATGAGAACCCAATATGGAGAAAGTTTGCATCATAAAAGAGAACCTATATACGGTTTGTTTGAACAAGAAAGGTAAAGAACTTACTCCAAGAATGCAATACCAGTCAACGAAAGTTGTGTTAGCTGATTCTGAGAGAAGTTTATGATGAACACACACAACAGAACGCGTGGAAATGGAGCAAATCTCTAATACCAACTTGGACTTGGGGTCTGAGTCTTGTCCCATTCTCCCCATTTTGAGAGTGATATGATAGCGCGAATATTGGAAGTCGAGGACAAAACGCGAATAGGGGTTATTAGAAATACGGAAGGTGGTTCCCTTTCGTTGGTTTTCGAGAGATGCAGAGGTTAAGGAAAAATAGCAACCATTGCGGAGGAGATATTCGACATTGGATCAGTTGGTGGGAACAGACAAGTTTAGAGATATGGAGAGGTTAACGTTATTCTCTCCAAATGGCACTGATTGAGAAGTATTAGGGAAGGACATTTGGCCCTTacgtttcttttttcttttctcgttCAAATTTAAACCCAAATCCAACTAAATACCCTATTTTATATGATGATATATTATGTTCCTCTGATGTTAGTTAGATTAACCAAGTTGCTGTTGCCATTCTCCACCGCCTCCTACCATTTGTTGCAACATTCAACAACTAGTAAGTAGTAACATGTTAGGCTGAAAATAGAACTTCACACCACTGTGACAATTAAGAAGTTCAGAGGTTGTTTTCCAAAGattgttttgtaaaaaatattaaatctgaGATGTTGAATCAATTGTGTAATCTGATTAAGCCATCTACCCGTTATTCTGGCCACTTTTAATGATTCATCTTTCAGTATCCACTTCAAGCATTGTTTTATTTGTTGAGGTTTGTGAGGGCGTTGTGGAAAATTAGAAACTCACAAAACGTTCATGAAAAGCAAGCACCCCTGGTACATGAAACCCGTTATACACTTGTGCAGCGAAACGTGACAATTAGGGTAGAAAATACATGAAGGGTTCGTAGAGGTTTGAAGGTTATGGTGTTGTGGTAGGTAGATTGCAATATTATTTTGGTACAGTGTCCTTAAATTGAAGGAGAAATTACCCGTGAAGATGAGATGGGAGCGTTCAAGTAGGGGTGACCCACACATATAATGCCCGGTTGAAGCTAGGAATGAAAAAGGTGTTCTGAGTAGGTTAAAAAATACACTGAAATCATATTATAGGTCCTACCTCTGTCCTTTTGTTCAAAACAACGtatcatgttttcatcttctCCTCAAAATTCATTATGGGTGCCGTTTACAATGCATCTCCTACCTTTTTCTCTTCGGAAATTACCTGCTAAAGTTGCTTCTTCACTACCCAGTGGTTTGGTTGAACCTATTGCAACCgaatcactattttttttaatctttctaataCTTTCCTTATAACATATTGATAAAAGAAGTTCACACGTTACACTCAAGAATTTTGACACTTGAAGGAAGAAGGGAATATAGATAGTTTAGTAAACTGAATGAATTTCTGTAATGATAAAAACTACAAAGAAAAAGTGTATAAGTTTACAAAAACGTCATCTTCGTTATCATGCATTGGTTGAGGCTTAGGTGAAAAATGTAACAACGTTTGGTGCAGTGGCTTTAAGAGGAAAGTTAGTTTGTCCTGCTTCAAGTTGGTTCTGCACTCGATCTTTAAACAGCTTCATTCCTTCTCCAAATTCCATGTTTGCACTACAGTTTTTGCATCACCATTCGTTAGTTAGAATAGGccagtgattttttatttattcgaGAGAGATTTGTTTTGTACATTTAAAGTGTTGAAGTAAGATATTAAATGTTAGGAGTGTAAAGTTTGAATGGAATAATTGGTGGTACTATTGCTTTAGACATTGGTAACCGAACCCTTGTTTTGAGTTTAACAACTGCAACTTCCAAGATAGGCTTTGTTTTGCATAGGACAAATTGCAGCAGGGTAAAGTGGTACAATTTTTATtggatataattaattaattaatttgaagcTCTCATGGCCCAATATGCAGGTCAACAATGTCCTGGAAATTCAAAATCCAGCACAAGAAATTTGAGGAATTGTGGGTCAGGGTGGCGATTGAAGTCTATGCAACTCTATTTAGTTATTTgcttaattattgtttttaggACATTGATCATGAGGAGCCCTTGGAAATTTTCTACTGGCCCACTTCGCGAGGTCATCAATTCAAAAATTGGTTAAGACAGAATGATAGAATACAcggaaataaaagaaaaagtaaaaattcgAATTACTTGTTAAAGAAAaattggttaaatatatttttttcggTTAATTTAcggtgaaaattaaaattaatttttctttttgacgtaatttaattttttatctttaaaaatacgtggatttaactattttaattaaattttgttaaatttattaaacgtGTTTCATttataacatttgagttgtttacaatTGCTTGACatattttcacttcaatgttagCTGAATGATATTATAAGATACATTTagaacgttaaataaacttaaaaaaaatgtggttaaaaagattaaattggtctaaaatttttaatatgaattaattctaatttttactaaaacttaaaaaagaagaagcaaaagtGACATTGTTATAGGCATGAGCAATTGGTAATTCCCCATAGCATATTGCTTTGAAGAGCTTTGGAAAAGAGAAAAGgagaagtaaaataaaataagttggAAAAGTTTATTTTTGCATAAACCTGACTCCTACAAGATTCTGAATTCAAAATGAAGCTGCTATGCTATTCCTGGCATTCTTTTACTCACACATGCCacaaattttctttcttatcatttttaatatcttgGTTTGTCTTTTACTGTCTGTTAACATTTCAAAAATACCAACGTGAATACTTACATTATCCAGGACGATAAAacaaaagatatttaaatattcatatatttttatctccacCTCTAGTTGTATCTTTCTTcgtcaaaacattttttttaattgacatttaTCTACTTTATCCTAAACCCAATAGTATATAGTTCAATTTCTATTCGTGTGAATATTAGAACTCTAACCATTTGTTTAAATATAGAATTTTACCAATTGGGATTAATTTGaatagattttattttgagttactttatttttaaattttttatttaaataaattatttaaactgaTTGAATTTCCattattgttaaatataaaataatttaatactaaataacatttaatgatttaaaaatatcaatataggatatttttcaattcatattaaatggatttttttaatttatttatcaaagTTGACATGATTTGTCTTGCTAATGTCCCCAAATACATTTCTCAGTTAGCTTAAATTAAAGTTACTTTTAGCTAAGATACACTATAATTAGTTGGGTTGATATTTAGAATAATGTTAATGTTTTCAGTATTGTTGGTTtggatttttttcattaaccTTTCTGTTGACTACAAAAATTCTTCTATTTACTTTATTTGATATCtgacaaaacaattttaattcgGATTAATTAAAAGTGACATGACCATAATTACCTTCAGTTCCATTGGGTGTTTAAAAACCATATCTcaagttattttaatcaataacaCCCGTTTAAcataaatcattattattatcataaactAATTTAGACATGTGTTTTAGTTgagttaaaaattattcaaattaagtatattaaaataatgtatttaattttaaaataaaataatgatttatcaTAGGCACACCCAAGCATAGTCAATGCATTGAGGAAGGAAGTGATTGGGCCTAGAAAAAGCTCAATGTACACTTGGGCCGTTCTTCCTGAATCTCCAAAAATTTCTTCCGGTATtctcatatatattttattttatattttaaaacgtttaatttaaaatatgaaaaattatattttaaattatacatttagatataaaaatttatgagaATAAACATTGAAATTATTGAAGTAGAGGAGGAAATGACCTGTCCGCTAACATATACAAGGCCCAACaaacttgttttttaaaaataaattgaattaacaaaattgaaaaagggTTTTATGAAAAAGAATCTAGTTAACCTTAATTAAGGACAGGTGTTGTTTTAGAAGATCTTCTATAACCACTGGTTTAtgttttagttaattaattaattaatattattagaaagATAAGATAAACTGAAGCTTCCCTGTGGTAGAGTTATTTTGAAACTGCAGAAGATCCATGGCTAATGGTCTTGGCATGTTATCTTTGCATCAAAGAAATGCAACTGAGCTTCGTGTTCCCAGAAAGGAACATTCTCACTTCCTTTCACACGTTTCTGTTTCACACACTCAAGCCATATTCCAAACCCCAATTTATGTCTCCATTTTCCTTCTGTTCTGCCTAACCTCTCTCTGCACATTCTTCTTCTCTGTCGCTTACATGACCGCCGGTGCAATGGCGACGGCTGCCGGAGCCGCGGTGACGCTGTACCTCTTGTTGAGGCGGAGGAAGAAGGCCGAAGAGGAGTGGTCGAGAGCGCGGACCCTGAGGGTGAGGCCAGCTCAGGCGCCGGCGAATCTGTTCGAATCGATCGTGACGTTGTCGGAGACGCTGAGATTCACTTACTCGGAGACTATTGGGAAATGGCCAATCGCAGACTTGGCCTTCGGCATCAATTCCTTCATGCGCAAACAGGTCGACTCAATTTCCCCATTATCTTGTTGTGGATTTGAATTTTTAGGTTTGAAATTGGAGACGACACTTGCAGGGTGATTTGGCAGTTGCGAGTGTGTATGGTGGAAGTGGTTGTGTGGAGTTGAAAGGCCCTGAAGTTGTAGCGGACTTAGAGGAACTATTGAGGCTGTTGACTCTGTGCATGCTTTTCTCCAAAAAACCATTTCCCGA contains:
- the LOC114178158 gene encoding uncharacterized protein LOC114178158; this translates as MGRMGQDSDPKSKLVLEICSISTRSVVCVHHKLLSESANTTFVDWYCILGVEENAGVNAIRKRYHKLALHVHPDKNKHPKAEIAFKLVSEAYACLSNAAKRKAFDLERYKHFCIECKRIPYTSSNVPVNSGGPGFRAWNIITRSRSFKLWRNIREMRERFMDEANVIENCLRTNSMSRKESPGQNPVGFLPRSKSLHRFEKETPVFNPSDYLYQGYPHLRSNIYKNSSTFWYLQRNSMLHNEKGGALHASPVFEVQSRSLFASKFAFVPSKC